A single window of Sulfitobacter sp. JL08 DNA harbors:
- a CDS encoding DUF1254 domain-containing protein produces MKPGKHVSALLSASLLALSSVSALAEAPQMKMTTDLPDSITTPDSVDSSLGTLTYRDGVPDGATVDTLYDYLDRSRAVEVMLNAMPTMSAYALREGQSAAGCADAAHQICIFDTLMDSKSQVLTGNTSTMYAMGFFDLERDGPTVIELPPGMLGVLDDMAFQYITDLGAAGPDKGKGGNFLVLPPGYDGDVPEGYFVVQSKTYGVWNFMRGYLTDGVEAASKNIRDNLKVYPLSQADTPPAMEFVNVSGAEVSTVVATDVSFYSGLNDVIQQEPEGFLGVERTGQLAAIGIEKGKDFAPDDRMQAILEDAAKIGDGIARNYTYFPRDPGVKVFGEDSAWVLAFPDRDTTFMRGAGRNLDGRTTFHYGYIVVSPAMAIRSAGKGSDYTMAMLDSEKRPLDGAKTYKLTMPADVPVKDFWAVTMYDTQTRSQLQTDQQFPTLDSYTEGMQKNADGSIDVYFGPTPPEGKESNWLQSVPGKGWFIALRMYGPLEPWLDGNWQPGEIELVE; encoded by the coding sequence ATGAAACCAGGAAAACACGTGTCGGCATTATTGAGCGCAAGCTTGCTTGCGCTGAGTAGCGTTTCGGCACTTGCCGAAGCACCGCAAATGAAAATGACCACCGACCTGCCCGACTCGATCACGACACCGGACAGCGTGGACAGTTCGCTCGGCACGCTGACCTATCGGGACGGGGTCCCCGACGGCGCGACCGTCGATACGCTTTATGACTATCTCGACCGGTCCCGCGCAGTCGAGGTGATGCTGAACGCCATGCCAACCATGTCGGCCTATGCCCTGCGCGAAGGTCAGAGCGCGGCAGGTTGTGCCGACGCTGCGCACCAGATCTGCATTTTTGATACACTCATGGATTCCAAGTCGCAGGTTCTGACGGGGAACACGTCGACGATGTACGCCATGGGTTTTTTCGACCTCGAACGGGACGGGCCGACGGTGATTGAGCTTCCACCGGGCATGCTGGGCGTGCTGGACGACATGGCTTTTCAGTATATTACCGACCTTGGCGCGGCCGGCCCGGACAAAGGCAAGGGCGGCAATTTCCTTGTTCTCCCGCCGGGGTATGACGGCGACGTGCCAGAGGGCTACTTCGTTGTCCAATCCAAGACCTACGGTGTCTGGAATTTCATGCGCGGGTATTTGACGGACGGGGTCGAAGCGGCCTCGAAAAACATCCGCGACAACCTGAAGGTCTATCCACTGTCGCAGGCCGACACACCGCCTGCGATGGAGTTCGTGAATGTCTCGGGCGCTGAGGTAAGCACGGTTGTTGCCACCGATGTCAGTTTCTACTCTGGGCTAAACGACGTGATCCAACAGGAACCCGAAGGGTTTCTGGGTGTTGAACGAACCGGCCAGCTCGCGGCAATCGGGATTGAAAAGGGTAAAGACTTTGCCCCCGACGACCGGATGCAGGCGATCCTGGAGGATGCGGCAAAAATTGGCGATGGCATTGCGCGCAACTATACCTATTTCCCGCGCGACCCTGGCGTGAAAGTGTTCGGGGAAGACAGCGCCTGGGTGCTGGCATTCCCTGACCGCGACACGACCTTTATGCGGGGCGCGGGCCGCAACCTTGATGGGAGGACGACTTTCCACTACGGATACATCGTAGTGTCGCCCGCCATGGCGATCCGGTCTGCCGGCAAGGGGTCGGACTATACCATGGCAATGCTGGACAGCGAAAAACGCCCGCTGGATGGCGCCAAGACTTACAAGCTGACGATGCCTGCAGATGTGCCGGTTAAGGATTTCTGGGCGGTCACGATGTACGACACCCAGACCCGCTCGCAATTGCAGACCGACCAGCAGTTCCCGACGCTTGATAGTTATACCGAGGGTATGCAGAAGAACGCTGACGGATCGATTGATGTCTATTTCGGACCGACGCCACCCGAAGGCAAGGAAAGCAACTGGCTGCAATCGGTGCCCGGCAAGGGGTGGTTCATCGCCCTGCGGATGTACGGCCCGCTTGAACCCTGGCTGGATGGCAACTGGCAACCCGGCGAGATTGAACTGGTTGAATAA